One genomic region from Bactrocera tryoni isolate S06 chromosome 3, CSIRO_BtryS06_freeze2, whole genome shotgun sequence encodes:
- the LOC120770447 gene encoding mucin-5AC isoform X1, which produces MQNIEVPPTTLTDDETLDLAEVGATTSSGHLQRTAAATPNDSASTSGKSLSANRECVQSDPETRRKSKARSRFTSALRKLSGRKKYSVSKDTSTESSLAGGASCEIASAPETVLSSGGEDTGDTNATASPAAKPKKKSKLAKRFLLGGLKKSKASGTKKSIDEDEEGDLVQGSQEEKEETLAEDTDAVDDAHLLPADELEEHKKRKVTISLSDTQRSAARELKEGEVGEKQLADETNVTAVTGAPSETDYLTPIEDKTQPSACESVGGGDTVQTPVTITEDKSAVASPTKSAPDQKQKKKKLKTKKSTLKEAAVTIIKTTATTSGSTAPTSTPKLTAATVQKTSTTRTTTITTDEKFVITQSTRDTPPSERAPAKPSRVVTTAQPPTVDPTTASTGAVRKGSTRAAATLNSPSPGREQRSTFGAVSIAAAVAGKRQRAKGGKSTTNQATSKSASTKAADTVGSSSDVTAKSSKEAETELMHTSANPLQRGHRFPKPSPTVLTSFGAKNEASTATSKASASATTPQFASRSNVIPTLAIPTPITDDTTNEGTVTAIADVVTIEENHTKPTNATVALDAPTQKTDTSVATLEAVRKQIQFQLESHASIDKPLQQTEQAQRQEPRPHNQQHQVSVAPQLLVDDTASPPHSLHSNVSLSNYQQPPPYTPPHVPTVTSTPPETRSSSHFRHPSSSKVIFPDPDIYSDIYADKSAALLYIADESVTTASSSGADDVVSSAESAQPSDYSGNNLRNSNLPGHAFSDDFEQEVQTRGPPLQPTVRFAVGSVVRPLATSFDSPLHDHSSYDSNPSSDSHSESSRRRIRYISQPSTFDEDFERIQQRHQKLNYKKTAASDYSVDSEYDSDDNQMPAFGDLTMEQDIEPTIMTSANTEKREHLYKILVIGELGTGKTSFIKRYVHQFFSQNYRATIGVDFALKVLHWDPNTTVRLQLWDIAGQERFGNMTRVYYKEAVGAFIVFDVTRSGTFDCVSKWKEDLDSKVQLPDGSPIPCILLANKCDQEKQGIVTTPEKMDEYVRENGFAGWYETSAKENINIDEAARALVNKILLNDKLISAADLADSEKFNLNSSAEQSSTESKGKCSC; this is translated from the exons ATGCAAAACATTGAAGTTCCGCCAACAACTCTTACGGATGATGAAACTTTGGATTTAGCAGAAGTTGGAGCGACCACGTCTTCGGGACATTTGCAAAGAACGGCTGCGGCCACGCCAAATGATAGTGCGAGCACAAGTGGGAAAAGTTTGAGTGCCAATCGTGAATGTGTTCAATCCGATCCTGAAACGAGGCGTAAAAGTAAGGCACGTTCGCGCTTTACGTCGGCATTACGCAAACTTTCGGGCCGGAAAAAATATAGCGTCTCGAAGGATACCTCCACTGAGAGTTCGCTAGCTGGTGGGGCCTCGTGCGAGATCGCATCAGCGCCGGAAACGGTATTATCTAGCGGCGGAGAAGATACTGGTGACACCAATGCCACCGCATCGCCAGCAGCGAAGCCCAAGAAGAAAAGTAAGTTAGCAAAGCGTTTTTTGCTCGGCGGTTTGAAGAAATCCAAAGCAAGTGGTACTAAGAAGAGCATTGACGAAGATGAGGAAGGTGATTTAGTACAGGGTAGtcaagaagaaaaagaagaaacactCGCTGAAGACACCGATGCCGTAGATGACGCACATTTACTACCGGCTGATGAACTCGAAGAGCATAAAAAGCGCAAGGTAACAATATCACTCAGTGATACTCAGCGTTCTGCAGCGCGAGAGTTAAAAGAGGGAGAAGTCGGCGAGAAACAGTTAGCTGATGAAACTAACGTCACTGCAGTAACGGGCGCACCAAGCGAAACGGATTATCTTACACCTATTGAAGATAAGACGCAACCGAGTGCTTGTGAAAGTGTTGGTGGCGGTGACACCGTGCAAACGCCGGTAACGATAACAGAAGATAAAAGCGCCGTAGCATCGCCTACCAAGAGTGCACCGGAccagaagcagaagaagaagaagctcaAAACGAAGAAGAGTACACTTAAAGAAGCGGCAGTGACCATAATAAAGACCACAGCCACCACCAGTGGCAGTACAGCGCCAACGTCTACACCAAAACTCACCGCTGCAACAGTACAAAAAACATCTACTacacgaacaacaacaataaccaccGACGAGAAGTTCGTTATCACACAGAGTACACGTGACACACCGCCCAGCGAACGCGCTCCTGCCAAACCAAGTCGGGTAGTTACCACCGCGCAGCCTCCAACAGTAGATCCGACAACGGCCAGCACAGGCGCCGTACGCAAGGGCAGCACGCGCGCAGCAGCCACACTCAACTCACCGTCGCCGGGACGTGAGCAGCGTTCAACTTTCGGAGCAGTTAGTATAGCAGCAGCCGTTGCCGGTAAAAGACAGCGCGCGAAAGGCGGTAAATCCACAACTAATCAAGCAACGAGTAAAAGTGCGTCAACTAAAGCGGCGGACACAGTTGGAAGTAGTAGTGACGTGACAGCAAAATCAAGCAAAGAAGCTGAAACCGAATTGATGCACACTTCAGCAAATCCATTGCAGCGCGGTCATCGTTTTCCTAAACCAAGTCCAACAGTACTAACCTCTTTTGGGGCAAAGAACGAAGCTAGTACAGCTACGTCAAAAGCGTCTGCGTCGGCGACCACACCACAGTTCGCAAGTCGCAGCAACGTGATACCAACGCTGGCAATCCCAACACCAATAACGGATGATACCACAAATGAAGGAACAGTAACTGCCATAGCAGATGTCGTCACCATTGAAGAAAACCACACGAAGCCAACAAACGCTACAGTTGCGCTAGACGCGCCTACCCAGAAGACAGACACATCAGTTGCCACATTAGAAGCAGTACGAAAGCAGATACAATTTCAATTGGAGTCTCACGCATCTATCGATAAACCATTGCAACAAACCGAACAAGCGCAACGTCAGGAACCGCGTCCACACAATCAGCAACACCAAGTGTCGGTCGCACCACAACTATTGGTGGACGACACTGCATCACCTCCGCATTCTTTGCACTCGAATGTATCGCTGTCGAATTACCAACAACCGCCTCCGTACACACCACCACACGTACCAACAGTAACAAGCACACCACCTGAAACTCGATCATCGTCACATTTTCGTCACCCATCATCGAGTAAAGTCATTTTTCCAGACCCCGACATATACAGTGACATTTACGCGGACAAGTCAGCAGCATTATTGTACATAGCTGACGAATCAGTTACCACAGCGAGCAGCAGTGGTGCAGACGACGTCGTTTCTTCGGCGGAAAGTGCACAACCAAGCGACTACTCGGGCAATAACTTACGCAATTCCAATTTGCCAGGACACGCGTTTAGTGACGATTTCGAACAAGAGGTGCAAACGCGCGGTCCTCCTCTACAGCCGACTGTACGTTTTGCCGTTGGTAGCGTGGTACGTCCGCTGGCCACATCCTTCGACAGTCCTTTGCACGATCACAGCTCTTACGATTCAAATCCGAGTAGCGATTCACACAGTGAGTCCAGTCGTCGACGTATACGTTATATATCGCAACCGTCAACATTTGACGAGGATTTCGAGCGTATTCAGCAACGTCAccaaaaattgaattacaaaaaaacCGCTGCCAGCGACTACTCAGTAGATTCGGAATACGATTCAGACGATAATCAGATGCCGGCTTTTGGCGATTTAACCATGGAGCAGGATATCGAACCG ACAATTATGACCTCCGCGAACACAGAGAAGCGTGAGCATCTATACAAAATTCTAGTCATCGGCGAATTGGGCACGGGCAAAACGTCGTTTATCAAACGCTATGTGCATCAGTTTTTCAGTCAAAATTATCGTGCCACAATCGGTGTAGATTTCGCATTGAAAGTACTACATTGGGATCCAAATACAACCGTCCGTCTACAACTGTGGGATATTGCCGGTCAGGAACGTTTCGGCAATATGACACGTGTTTATTATAAAGAAGCCGTTGGTGCTTTCATAGTGTTCGATGTAACACGCAGTGGCACATTCGATTGTGTGAGTAAGTGGAAAGAGGATTTGGATTCGAAAGTTCAGTTACCCGATGGCAGCCCGATACCCTGTATACTGTTAGCTAATAAG TGCGATCAGGAAAAACAAGGTATTGTGACCACACCCGAGAAAATGGACGAGTATGTACGTGAGAATGGTTTTGCCGGCTGGTATGAGACGTCAGCCAAGGAAAATATCAATATTGATGAGGCCGCCAGGGCTTTAGTGAACAAG ATTTTACTCAACGACAAATTGATCAGCGCCGCTGACCTAGCTGACAGTGAGAAATTTAATCTAAATAGTTCCGCAGAACAATCGTCAACAGAAAGCAAAGGCAAATGTTCCTGCTGA
- the LOC120771092 gene encoding putative uncharacterized protein DDB_G0282133 translates to MANNNAAAHYNRNGVAGNIKLGGKDRTNYVESGSAVSNLNDVCNFLQPGNLNSAFNLPPGACSYDHLVEMIRGLDLQDDGIKMNHKIGAIRSDFCMLVHDENMLCECMDYINDKALADGEMALKFAMLFSSHNFDQLAMKDVKIRSAMLKVLEANYLNADTYRIHDKERLYNSITLLGEYYNRVRLADQSPITILGKSLLSLLIREVSALEPINVKLAKLILSQITLNGDIIRVKHKDELTQLLYHIRRNLIEQPALSATVKALLLMTLDLYYSNFTNLGTQLEQMYTKYLVQDVEDEGNNNVNVALQPQSLPVYVPAQQVQLVQPQPLSPLPPQVQPPLNTSTDSSVEPPTNAVLENDDRKNDTHDLYDTQLSTKKWSEQVCEDALYEGEFGNEFNSYEQEYNDNDDGAKGFDNKKTGGRLSNGSDKLNSSGGNTSRRTDDDSSSRNARRSQKPRNSPRPLKHQQNAGNERDGPHDNQSSASQHDEDQDESKPLPRWRAPRFNRENEFHNNDGPQNNQQRRFSTSFDDDQSVRSDGGSIRLYSINDRLRHSQEKMERSGSNFNSIANSNWDRQSQHADDRSERSYISNYERGNNYRRGHNRNFNNRQTYDKPPRFQKQQHKDTNIHSNSWRQSRNNIMHNSYHDENSSYRSNGPESNSRSSSRARTLPRPGKSRHFEDADECASNASTYRRSQSPSTHKQHQQQQRSRNFNPRYSSQSSLASEASSTFDRRPRNRNFPRQNQQQRQERWEDTHSLHGQPEDNTWDTKNDNSELVRNARQTAKYMNYLSSKK, encoded by the exons ATGGCCAATAATAATGCGGCGGCCCATTACAACAGGAATGGCGTTGCTGGCAATATCAAACTTGGAGGCAAAGATAGAACCAATTACGTTGAAAGTGGTAGTGCAGTAAGCAACCTAAACGACGTTTGTAATTTTCTACAACCAGGAAATTTAAACTCAGCCTTTAACTTGCCACCAGGCGCTTGTTCTTACGATCACCTTGTAGAAATGATAAGAGGTCTCGATCTGCAGGATGACGGCATTAAaatgaatcataaaattggagCTATCCGATCAGACTTCTGTATGCTAGTACACGATGAAAATATGTTATG TGAATGCATGGATTATATTAATGACAAGGCTTTGGCGGACGGTGAGATGGCATTGAAATTCGCCATGCTCTTTTCATCGCACAACTTTGACCAACTGGCAATGAAAGATGTCAAAATACGTAGTGCCATGCTAAAGGTGCTGgaagcaaattatttaaatgccGATACATATCGTATCCACGATAAGGAACGTCTTTACAATTCTATTACGCTATTGGGTGAATATTATAACCGAGTGCGTTTAGCTGACCAATCGCCTATTACGATATTGGGCAAATCCTTACTTAGCTTACTTATACGCGAAGTTAGCGCACTGGAACCTATTAATGTGAAATTAGCTAAATTAATACTATCACAAATCACACTAAACGGTGATATAATACGCGTTAAACATAAAGACGAACTGACACAACTGCTCTACCACATAAGACGTAATTTGATTGAGCAACCGGCATTAAGTGCCACCGTAAAAGCGTTATTGCTAATGACACTCGATCTGTACTAtagtaattttacaaatttgggTACACAACTCGAGCAAATgtacacaaaatatttagtgCAAGACGTAGAAGATGAGGGCAATAACAACGTCAATGTTGCTTTGCAACCACAATCACTGCCAGTATATGTGCCAGCGCAGCAAGTGCAATTAGTGCAGCCGCAACCGTTATCACCACTACCACCTCAGGTTCAGCCGCCACTTAATACTAGTACAGATTCATCGGTGGAGCCGCCTACCAATGCAGTTCTTGAAAATGATGATAGGAAAAATGATACACATGATTTGTACGACACACAGCTGTCAACCAAAAAATGGAGTGAGCAAGTGTGTGAAGATGCATTATATGAAGGCGAATTCGGCAATGAGTTTAATAGCTATGAACAGGAATACAATGATAATGATGATGGTGCTAAAGGTTTTGATAACAAAAAGACTGGGGGACGCTTAAGTAATGGAAGTGACAAATTAAATTCATCAGGTGGTAATACTAGTCGGCGTACTGATGATGATAGTTCTAGCCGAAATGCTAGGCGTTCACAAAAACCACGTAATTCACCGCGTCCATTGAAACATCAGCAAAATGCCGGTAACGAAAG GGATGGTCCACATGATAACCAGTCGTCAGCGTCACAACATGATGAAGATCAGGATGAATCAAAACCGCTACCTCGTTGGCGTGCGCCACGTTTTAATCGCGAGAACGAATTTCATAATAACGATGGTCCACAAAATAATCAACAACGCCGTTTTAGCACCAGTTTCGATGATGATCAAAGTGTGCGCAGCGACGGCGGCAGCATTCGTTTGTACAGCATAAATGATCGTTTGCGACATTCGCAGGAGAAAATGGAACGTAGCGGTAGTAATTTCAACTCAATTGCCAATTCCAATTGGGACAGACAGTCCCAGCATGCAGACGATCGCAGTGAACGTTCCTACATTAGCAACTATGAGCGTGGCAATAATTATCGACGCGGCCACAAtcgtaattttaataatcgTCAAACCTATGATAAACCACCGCGCttccaaaagcaacaacataaaGATACTAACATACACAGTAATTCATGGCGTCAATCACGTAACAATATCATGCATAACTCATATCATGATGAAAACTCTTCATATCGTTCCAATGGACCCGAATCGAATAGTCGCAGTTCATCGCGCGCCCGTACCCTCCCCCGTCCAGGCAAATCACGTCATTTCGAGGACGCCGATGAGTGTGCTAGCAATGCGTCAACGTATCGTCGTAGCCAAAGCCCTTCTACGCATAaacaacatcagcaacaacagcgtTCACGTAATTTCAATCCACGTTATAGTAGCCAAAGCAGCCTGGCAAGTGAAGCGTCAAGCACATTTGATCGTCGTCCGCGCAATCGCAACTTTCCACGGCAAAACCAACAGCAGCGTCAAGAACGTTGGGAGGATACCCATAGCTTACATGGCCAACCCGAAGACAATACATGGGATACGAAAAATGACAACAGCGAACTGGTGCGCAATGCACGTCAAACTGCCAAGTATATGAACTACTTGTCTTCCAAGAAGTGA